In Streptomyces sp. NBC_01717, one DNA window encodes the following:
- a CDS encoding STAS domain-containing protein has protein sequence MRTNVIRNERMAVSYDVVNGWTVVEIDGDVDAHTSPLVREAVIKLVDEGHRHFVLDLSFVSFLDSMGLGVVVAVTKRIREHDGSLRIASASGRIVRVFDISGLREAYEIHPSPQEATRHAPSTGGLAHWPHPSS, from the coding sequence ATGCGAACGAACGTTATCCGCAACGAGCGCATGGCCGTCAGCTACGACGTGGTGAACGGCTGGACGGTTGTTGAGATCGACGGCGATGTGGACGCCCACACCTCCCCCCTGGTCCGTGAAGCAGTGATCAAGCTCGTCGACGAGGGACACCGCCACTTCGTCCTTGATCTGAGCTTCGTTTCCTTCCTGGACTCGATGGGGCTGGGCGTGGTCGTGGCGGTCACGAAACGCATCCGTGAACACGATGGCTCACTACGGATCGCGTCCGCCTCTGGCCGGATAGTCAGGGTCTTCGACATCAGCGGCCTGCGTGAGGCTTACGAGATCCACCCCTCGCCACAGGAGGCGACCCGACACGCTCCCTCGACCGGTGGCCTGGCGCACTGGCCCCACCCGTCAAGCTGA
- a CDS encoding transposase — translation MVVSTGDLAVQADVGHLASAAGLVPVPRDSGRRTGHLHRPKRYSRRLRRVFYLSVRTNQHHPRRPQPRFLPQEARRGMQERPGCHRLGPASVLWALLRDHRVSTPAPPLAQVARPLSEAQSPPEAATACISPSSPGWCGVLR, via the coding sequence ATCGTTGTTTCGACAGGAGATCTGGCGGTCCAGGCCGACGTCGGCCACCTAGCCTCCGCCGCCGGACTGGTGCCCGTGCCCCGGGACTCCGGGCGCCGGACCGGGCATCTGCACCGGCCCAAGCGCTACAGCCGCCGCCTGCGCCGAGTGTTCTATCTGTCTGTCCGCACAAACCAGCATCATCCGCGACGGCCCCAACCGAGATTTCTACCTCAAGAAGCGCGGCGAGGCATGCAAGAACGCCCAGGCTGCCATCGCCTTGGCCCCGCCAGCGTGCTATGGGCCCTCCTGCGCGACCACCGTGTCTCCACCCCCGCTCCACCGCTCGCACAGGTGGCGCGACCGCTGTCTGAAGCTCAGTCGCCGCCGGAGGCGGCAACCGCCTGCATCAGTCCTTCCAGTCCGGGCTGGTGCGGTGTGCTGAGGTGA
- a CDS encoding NPCBM/NEW2 domain-containing protein: MKRHLTVLLALLTGLLVVAAPAHAGPAAGTVAVTAPAPQQVLSPTPYMGWNTYYALGGDPTEAEVKSVADFLVSSGLRDAGYQYVWIDGNWAAPTPRSSAGDLVANPDQFPNGLKPLVDYIHAKGLKAGIYTDAGPYIPGKCGLGSHGYYQRDADQFAAWEFDAVKVDYLCGIAADLDPKTVYTEFAQALRNNASGRPMIFNLCNPVTSPDWGNYPDEQQSTYSWTYAPAIAQSWRTYTDVGFVGEIKFKDVLRNYDANARHPEAAGPGHFNDPDYLGPELGMTDEEFRTQMTLWSVAAAPLLIGSDVRKLSQTSLGILADPDVLAINQDTAGIQAVRVGPAGTTETWVKRLANGDRAVMLLNRGDSPTTLTTKASSVGLSGDRFTLKNAWTNQVTESAGTISAAVPAHGAALFRVGPATGKPGVPHVVAGLPQVTQVGGDAVPAGAAPLVAGGDQARVEVTVRNDGAQPVFTPQVELTVPADWTARPLGKAPKLLRSNHSATFAFTVTLPVTAAPGSTALTGKTSYKVIGKGRLRQETATAVIVAPAAPDGDVVLSHHKWISATSGWMSPTVDLSVGGSSPISMLGQVHPTGIGVASPSAVRYYLGDKCSRLTATVGIDDAVRNVGPDGGTSTFQVIGDGRVLFDSGVLTRDDTRQADIDLTGVRVLDLVVGDGGDGGYNDRADWAGLNATC; encoded by the coding sequence GTGAAACGACATCTCACCGTCCTCCTCGCCCTCCTGACCGGCTTGCTGGTCGTGGCAGCACCCGCCCACGCCGGGCCGGCGGCCGGCACTGTCGCCGTCACGGCGCCAGCACCTCAGCAGGTGCTGAGCCCGACGCCGTACATGGGCTGGAACACCTACTACGCGCTGGGTGGCGATCCGACCGAGGCCGAGGTCAAGTCAGTAGCGGACTTCCTGGTCAGCAGCGGTCTGCGCGACGCCGGCTACCAGTACGTCTGGATCGACGGCAATTGGGCGGCGCCGACCCCACGCAGCTCGGCCGGCGACCTGGTGGCCAACCCCGACCAATTTCCGAACGGGCTGAAGCCGCTGGTCGACTACATCCACGCCAAGGGCCTGAAGGCCGGCATCTACACCGACGCCGGCCCGTACATCCCGGGCAAGTGCGGACTCGGCAGTCACGGTTACTACCAGCGCGACGCGGACCAGTTCGCTGCCTGGGAGTTCGACGCGGTCAAGGTGGACTACCTCTGCGGGATCGCCGCGGACCTCGACCCGAAGACCGTCTACACCGAGTTCGCGCAGGCGCTGCGGAACAACGCCAGCGGGCGCCCCATGATCTTCAACCTCTGCAACCCGGTGACCTCCCCGGACTGGGGCAACTACCCGGATGAGCAGCAGTCGACGTACTCCTGGACCTACGCGCCGGCGATCGCGCAGTCCTGGCGGACGTACACGGATGTGGGTTTCGTCGGCGAGATCAAGTTCAAGGACGTGCTGCGGAACTACGACGCGAACGCGCGGCACCCCGAGGCCGCCGGGCCGGGGCACTTCAACGACCCGGACTACCTCGGACCTGAGCTGGGGATGACCGACGAGGAGTTCCGTACCCAGATGACGCTCTGGTCGGTGGCGGCCGCGCCGCTGCTGATCGGCAGCGACGTCCGTAAGCTCAGCCAGACCTCGCTCGGCATTCTCGCGGACCCCGATGTACTCGCGATCAACCAGGACACCGCCGGCATCCAGGCCGTCCGCGTCGGCCCCGCCGGTACGACGGAGACCTGGGTGAAGCGGCTGGCCAACGGTGACCGTGCCGTGATGCTGCTGAACCGGGGCGACAGCCCAACGACCCTGACCACGAAGGCGTCGTCGGTCGGGCTGTCCGGGGATCGGTTCACCCTGAAGAACGCCTGGACCAACCAGGTCACCGAGAGCGCCGGCACCATCAGTGCCGCTGTCCCGGCCCACGGCGCGGCCCTGTTCCGGGTCGGCCCGGCCACGGGCAAGCCCGGTGTTCCGCACGTCGTCGCCGGCCTGCCGCAGGTGACGCAGGTCGGTGGCGACGCGGTGCCGGCCGGGGCCGCCCCGCTGGTCGCCGGCGGCGACCAGGCCCGGGTCGAGGTCACCGTCCGCAACGACGGTGCGCAGCCGGTGTTCACGCCGCAGGTTGAGCTGACGGTGCCCGCCGACTGGACGGCCCGTCCGCTCGGCAAGGCGCCGAAGCTGCTGCGTTCCAACCATTCCGCGACCTTCGCCTTCACGGTGACCCTGCCGGTCACCGCCGCGCCGGGCAGCACTGCGCTGACCGGCAAGACGTCGTACAAGGTGATCGGCAAGGGACGCCTGCGGCAGGAGACGGCCACGGCGGTAATTGTCGCACCGGCAGCGCCGGACGGCGACGTCGTACTGTCGCACCACAAGTGGATCAGCGCCACCAGCGGGTGGATGAGCCCGACGGTCGACCTGAGCGTCGGTGGCTCGTCACCGATCAGCATGCTCGGCCAGGTCCACCCGACCGGTATCGGGGTCGCCTCACCCTCCGCGGTCCGCTACTACCTCGGCGACAAGTGCAGCCGGCTGACCGCGACCGTCGGCATCGACGACGCGGTGCGCAACGTCGGCCCGGACGGCGGCACGTCGACCTTCCAGGTGATCGGTGACGGCCGGGTGCTGTTCGACAGCGGTGTGCTGACTCGCGACGACACCCGCCAGGCCGACATCGATCTGACTGGCGTCCGCGTGCTCGACCTGGTGGTCGGCGACGGCGGCGACGGCGGCTACAACGACCGCGCCGACTGGGCCGGTCTGAACGCCACCTGCTGA
- a CDS encoding helix-turn-helix domain-containing protein: MATADAQRNELGEFLKARRAELAPAQVGLPQSGAARRVPGLRREEVAHLAAISTDYYTRVEQGRLQASEPVLSALARALHLDEDQTAYVKGLHGAKRRGRPQRRPAQRVRPQLQRLLDQLTDSPALVLGRHMDILAWNSLAASLITDFSALPPGERNYLRLAFVDPHVRGLFADWETTARTCVAYLRMDALQYPDDPRLATLVGELSVRDPDFRQWWAAHDVAHKTCGTKKLNHPVAGELTLDWEILGCATDPDQQLMVMTAVPGSAAQESLRFLASWTGPDNSPPREPSAPAADRPGETHRRP; encoded by the coding sequence ATGGCTACTGCAGACGCACAGCGCAACGAGCTCGGGGAATTCCTCAAGGCGCGGCGGGCCGAACTGGCCCCCGCCCAAGTAGGTCTTCCCCAGTCCGGAGCCGCCCGCCGGGTCCCCGGCCTGCGCCGCGAGGAAGTGGCACACCTGGCTGCCATCAGCACGGACTACTACACCCGCGTCGAGCAAGGCCGGCTCCAGGCATCCGAACCGGTCCTGAGCGCCCTGGCCCGCGCTCTGCACCTCGACGAGGACCAGACCGCCTACGTGAAGGGCCTGCACGGAGCCAAGCGCAGGGGGCGCCCGCAGCGTCGACCCGCCCAGCGAGTCCGTCCGCAGCTGCAGCGGCTGCTGGACCAGCTCACGGACTCGCCCGCCCTGGTCCTGGGGCGGCACATGGACATCCTGGCCTGGAATTCACTCGCGGCTTCTCTCATCACTGATTTTTCTGCCTTGCCACCAGGGGAGCGAAATTATCTCAGACTGGCTTTCGTCGACCCGCATGTGCGTGGACTCTTCGCGGACTGGGAAACAACAGCCCGCACCTGTGTGGCCTACCTCAGAATGGACGCCCTTCAATACCCGGACGATCCCCGTCTCGCCACACTGGTCGGCGAGCTCTCCGTACGTGACCCCGATTTCCGGCAGTGGTGGGCCGCCCACGACGTCGCACACAAGACATGCGGCACCAAGAAACTCAACCACCCCGTCGCCGGAGAGCTGACCCTCGACTGGGAGATCCTCGGCTGCGCCACCGATCCCGACCAGCAGCTCATGGTCATGACCGCCGTGCCGGGATCCGCCGCACAGGAAAGCCTCCGGTTCCTCGCATCCTGGACCGGCCCCGACAACTCTCCGCCGCGGGAACCCAGCGCACCCGCGGCCGACCGGCCCGGTGAAACACACCGCCGCCCTTAG
- a CDS encoding uracil-DNA glycosylase has product MRDVSRLDTAVASCRACPRLVAWREEVALVKRRAYREWEYWARPVPGFGPPDAVLAIVGLAPAAHGGNRTGRIFTGDPSGDVLYAVLYDLGLASQPTATHRGDGMELYGVRITMPVHCAPPDNRPTTTERDTCRPWLVRELALLRPTLRAVVVLGGFAWQALLPVLSGAGWQVPRPRPAFGHGAEVLLTDVGGERRVHLVGGFHPSQRNMSTRTLTPAMLRDVLQRAAMLAGLPHEPHHPQAPTPP; this is encoded by the coding sequence ATGCGTGACGTGAGCAGGCTGGACACCGCCGTGGCCTCCTGCCGGGCCTGCCCGCGCCTGGTGGCCTGGCGAGAAGAGGTCGCCCTGGTCAAGCGCCGGGCATACAGGGAGTGGGAGTACTGGGCGAGGCCGGTGCCCGGCTTCGGACCGCCGGACGCGGTGCTGGCCATCGTCGGCCTGGCACCGGCCGCACACGGCGGCAACCGCACCGGGCGGATCTTCACCGGCGACCCGTCCGGCGATGTCCTGTACGCCGTCCTGTATGACCTCGGCCTGGCCTCCCAGCCGACCGCCACCCACCGCGGTGACGGCATGGAACTGTACGGGGTGCGGATCACAATGCCGGTGCACTGCGCACCGCCCGATAACCGACCCACCACCACCGAGCGCGACACCTGCCGCCCGTGGCTCGTTCGCGAACTGGCACTTTTGCGACCGACGTTGCGGGCTGTCGTGGTGCTCGGCGGCTTTGCCTGGCAGGCGCTGCTCCCCGTGCTGTCGGGTGCAGGCTGGCAGGTGCCTCGCCCCCGCCCGGCCTTTGGCCACGGCGCCGAAGTCCTCCTCACCGACGTTGGCGGTGAACGGCGGGTGCACTTGGTCGGCGGATTCCACCCCAGCCAGCGCAACATGTCGACCCGGACCCTGACCCCCGCCATGCTCCGCGACGTGCTGCAACGGGCCGCTATGCTCGCAGGGCTGCCACATGAGCCGCATCACCCGCAGGCTCCCACGCCCCCCTGA
- a CDS encoding alpha/beta hydrolase codes for MKPISVEFQSNGITLAGNLFFPEDHVEGDRRPAVLIAHPFGGVKEQTAGLYAQKLAAQGFVTLAFDAACQGESAGEPRFLENPFARAEDIKSAATFLTTRDEVDPQRIGALGICAAGGYVPFAATTDHRIKAVATVSAADIGALFREGLGGGQDEQVLRDMLDAAAQARTAEATDGTFQLGPVVPETQEEARGWPTLYQEGHNYYRTPRAQHPNSPNRYLLRSVDQIAQYSSYDLIDLISPRPLLMIAGTVADTAYFSREAIERAREPKELFWIDGATHIDLYDKDEYVPTAVAKLTGFFKESLAAA; via the coding sequence ATGAAGCCGATCAGTGTGGAATTCCAGAGCAACGGCATCACGCTTGCCGGAAACCTGTTCTTCCCCGAGGACCATGTGGAAGGTGACCGGCGGCCGGCGGTGCTCATCGCGCACCCCTTCGGCGGTGTGAAGGAGCAGACGGCCGGACTGTACGCGCAGAAGCTCGCCGCACAGGGCTTCGTCACGCTCGCCTTCGACGCCGCCTGCCAAGGCGAGAGTGCGGGAGAGCCGCGGTTCCTGGAGAACCCGTTCGCCCGTGCGGAAGACATCAAGAGCGCGGCAACCTTCCTGACCACCCGCGATGAGGTCGACCCGCAGCGCATCGGCGCGCTCGGCATCTGCGCCGCGGGAGGCTACGTTCCCTTCGCGGCGACGACCGACCACCGCATCAAGGCGGTGGCGACCGTCAGCGCGGCGGACATCGGCGCCCTGTTCCGCGAGGGGCTGGGCGGCGGCCAGGACGAGCAGGTCCTGCGGGACATGCTCGACGCCGCGGCCCAGGCCCGTACCGCGGAAGCCACGGACGGCACCTTCCAGCTGGGGCCGGTCGTCCCGGAGACCCAGGAAGAGGCCCGCGGCTGGCCGACCCTCTACCAGGAGGGCCACAACTACTACCGCACCCCGCGCGCGCAGCACCCGAACTCTCCCAACCGGTACCTGCTCCGCAGCGTCGACCAGATCGCCCAGTACTCGTCGTACGACCTGATCGACCTGATCTCCCCGCGCCCCCTGCTGATGATCGCCGGCACCGTGGCGGACACGGCGTACTTCAGCCGTGAGGCGATCGAAAGGGCCCGTGAGCCCAAGGAGCTGTTCTGGATCGACGGTGCCACGCACATCGACCTCTACGACAAGGACGAATACGTGCCGACCGCGGTCGCGAAGCTGACCGGGTTCTTCAAGGAGAGCCTGGCCGCTGCCTGA